One part of the Arabidopsis thaliana chromosome 4, partial sequence genome encodes these proteins:
- the SGT1A gene encoding phosphatase-like protein (SGT1A; FUNCTIONS IN: protein binding; INVOLVED IN: defense response, ubiquitin-dependent protein catabolic process, embryo development ending in seed dormancy; LOCATED IN: SCF ubiquitin ligase complex, nucleus; EXPRESSED IN: 22 plant structures; EXPRESSED DURING: 13 growth stages; CONTAINS InterPro DOMAIN/s: Tetratricopeptide TPR-1 (InterPro:IPR001440), Tetratricopeptide-like helical (InterPro:IPR011990), SGS (InterPro:IPR007699), HSP20-like chaperone (InterPro:IPR008978), CS domain (InterPro:IPR017447), CS-like domain (InterPro:IPR007052), Tetratricopeptide repeat-containing (InterPro:IPR013026), Tetratricopeptide repeat (InterPro:IPR019734); BEST Arabidopsis thaliana protein match is: phosphatase-related (TAIR:AT4G11260.1); Has 12440 Blast hits to 8629 proteins in 714 species: Archae - 442; Bacteria - 3949; Metazoa - 2875; Fungi - 1120; Plants - 1288; Viruses - 0; Other Eukaryotes - 2766 (source: NCBI BLink).) produces the protein MAKELADKAKEAFVDDDFDVAVDLYSKAIDLDPNCAEFFADRAQAYIKLESFTEAVADANKAIELDPSLTKAYLRKGTACMKLEEYRTAKTALEKGASITPSESKFKKLIDECNFLITEEEKDLVQPVPSTLPSSVTAPPVSELDVTPTAKYRHEYYQKPEEVVVTVFAKGIPKQNVNIDFGEQILSVVIEVPGEDAYYLQPRLFGKIIPDKCKYEVLSTKIEICLAKADIITWASLEHGKGPAVLPKPNVSSEVSQRPAYPSSKKVKDWDKLEAEVKKQEKDEKLEGDAALNKFFREIYQNADEDMRRAMSKSFVESNGTVLSTNWQEVGTKTIESTPPDGMELKKWEI, from the exons ATGGCGAAGGAGCTTGCTGATAAGGCTAAAGAGGCTTTCGTAGACGATGACTTCGATGTTGCTGTTGACTTGTACTCCAAAGCCATTGACTTGGATCCTAATTGCGCTGAGTTCTTCGCTGATCGTGCTCAGGCCTATATCAAACTCGAAAGCTTCACTG AGGCCGTGGCAGATGCGAACAAAGCAATTGAGTTGGATCCTTCATTGACCAAAGCTTACCTAAGAAAAGG aaCTGCCTGTATGAAGCTTGAAGAGTATCGGACTGCTAAAACAGCTCTTGAAAAGGGTGCCTCTATCACGCCGAGTGAATCCAAATTTAAGAAGTTGATAGATGAATGCAATTTTCTAATCACAG aagaagagaaagatttggTTCAACCGGTGCCTTCGACTTTGCCTTCAAGTGTGACAGCACCACCAGTATCTGAACTTGATGTCACCCCTACAGCCAAGTACAG GCACGAGTACTACCAAAAGCCAGAGGAAGTTGTGGTAACTGTTTTTGCAAAAGGAATACCCAAGCAGAATGTTAACATCGACTTTGGTGAACAAATT CTGAGTGTTGTGATTGAGGTTCCTGGAGAGGATGCGTATTATCTCCAACCGAGATTGTTTGGAAAG ATAATACCAGATAAGTGCAAATATGAAGTATTGTCGACCAAAATTGAGATCTGTCTTGCAAAAGCCGATATAATCACATGGGCCTCCCTCGAACACGGCAAAGGGCCAGCGGTTTTGCCAAAGCCTAATGTCTCATCAG AGGTTTCACAGAGGCCAGCTTATCCATCTTCTAAGAAAGTTAAGGACTGGGACAAGCTGGAAGCTGAAGTGAAGAAGCAG GAAAAAGATGAGAAGCTGGAAGGAGACGCAGCTTTGAACAAATTCTTCCGGGAGATATACCAGAATGCGGATGAGGATATGAGGCGAGCGATGAGCAAATCATTT GTGGAATCGAATGGGACAGTGCTGTCAACAAACTGGCAAGAGGTTGGGACTAAGACAATCGAGAGTACTCCTCCGGATGGCATGGAGCTCAAGAAATGGGAGATCTGA
- the GH9B15 gene encoding glycosyl hydrolase 9B15 (glycosyl hydrolase 9B15 (GH9B15); FUNCTIONS IN: hydrolase activity, hydrolyzing O-glycosyl compounds, catalytic activity; INVOLVED IN: carbohydrate metabolic process; LOCATED IN: endomembrane system; CONTAINS InterPro DOMAIN/s: Six-hairpin glycosidase (InterPro:IPR012341), Glycoside hydrolase, family 9, active site (InterPro:IPR018221), Six-hairpin glycosidase-like (InterPro:IPR008928), Glycoside hydrolase, family 9 (InterPro:IPR001701); BEST Arabidopsis thaliana protein match is: glycosyl hydrolase 9B14 (TAIR:AT4G09740.1); Has 1874 Blast hits to 1863 proteins in 270 species: Archae - 2; Bacteria - 707; Metazoa - 184; Fungi - 17; Plants - 921; Viruses - 0; Other Eukaryotes - 43 (source: NCBI BLink).), protein MGKLLVLMLVGMFLAFESLEALEYGDALNKSILFFEGQRSGKLPTNQRVKWRADSALSDGSLANVNLIGGYYDAGDNVKFVWPMSFTTTLLSWAAIEYQNEISSVNQLGYLRSTIKWGTDFILRAHTSPNMLYTQVGDGNSDHSCWERPEDMDTSRTLYSISSSSPGSEAAGEAAAALAAASLVFKSVDSTYSSTLLNHAKTLFEFADKYRGSYQASCPFYCSYSGYQDELLWAAAWLYKATGDKIYINYVISNKDWSQAVNEFSWDNKFVGAQALLVSEFYNGANDLAKFKSDVESFVCAMMPGSSSQQIKPTPGGLLFIRDSSNLQYVTTATTVLFHYSKTLTKAGVGSIQCGSTKFTVSQIRNFAKSQVDYILGNNPMKMSYMVGFGTKYPTQPHHRGSSLPSIQSKPEKIDCNGGYSYYNSDTPNPNVHIGAIVGGPNSSDQYSDKKSDYSHAEPTTYINAAFIGPVAALISSSG, encoded by the exons atggGAAAGCTCTTGGTGTTAATGTTAGTTGGGATGTTCTTGGCTTTTGAAAGCTTGGAAGCTCTTGAATATGGAGATGCACTTAACAAGTCAATCTTGTTCTTTGAAGGCCAACGATCCGGTAAACTCCCGACTAACCAACGAGTTAAATGGCGAGCCGATTCTGCCCTCTCTGATGGTTCACTTGCTAAT GTGAATTTAATTGGAGGATATTACGATGCTGGTGACAATGTAAAATTTGTGTGGCCAATGTCATTTACCACAACCTTGTTAAGTTGGGCTGCAATTGAATACCAAAATGAGATTTCTTCCGTTAACCAGCTCGGTTATCTCCGGTCTACTATCAAATGGGGAACCGATTTCATCCTACGCGCTCATACATCTCCCAACATGCTATATACCCAG GTGGGAGATGGTAATTCAGATCATAGTTGTTGGGAGAGGCCAGAAGATATGGACACATCAAGAACTCTCTACAgtatctcttcctcttcccctGGTTCTGAAGCCGCGGGTGAAGCCGCAGCCGCTCTTGCAGCGGCCTCACTTGTTTTCAAATCGGTCGATTCTACTTATTCATCCACACTATTAAACCATGCAAAAACC CTATTTGAATTTGCTGATAAGTACAGAGGTTCTTATCAAGCATCTTGCCCTTTCTACTGCTCCTACTCCGGCTACCAg gaTGAATTATTATGGGCTGCGGCTTGGCTATATAAAGCAACAGGAgataaaatttacataaattatGTTATAAGCAATAAAGATTGGAGCCAAGCCGTTAATGAATTCAGTTGGGACAACAAATTCGTCGGCGCTCAAGCTTTACTCGTATCg GAGTTTTACAACGGGGCAAATGACTTGGCAAAATTTAAGTCCGATGTTGAATCCTTCGTCTGTGCAATGATGCCAGGAAGTAGCTCTCAACAAATTAAACCAACTCCTG gTGGCCTTTTGTTTATTAGAGACAGTAGCAACTTACAATATGTAACAACGGCTACAACTGTTTTGTTCCATTACTCAAAAACTCTTACCAAAGCCGGGGTTGGTTCAATCCAGTGCGGTTCGACCAAGTTCACCGTATCTCAAATTCGAAATTTTGCCAAATCACag GTTGATTATATCCTTGGAAATAATCCAATGAAAATGTCTTACATGGTCGGATTTGGGACAAAGTATCCAACACAACCTCATCATAGAGGCTCATCTTTACCATCGATCCAATCTAAACCGGAGAAAATTGACTGTAATGGAGGATATTCATACTACAATTCTGATACACCAAACCCGAATGTGCATATTGGTGCAATTGTGGGCGGACCGAATTCATCCGATCAGTATAGCGACAAAAAATCAGATTACTCTCATGCTGAGCCCACAACTTACATCAACGCCGCCTTTATTGGACCTGTTGCAGCTCTAATCAGTTCTTCCGGATAA
- the SGT1A gene encoding phosphatase-like protein (SGT1A; CONTAINS InterPro DOMAIN/s: CS-like domain (InterPro:IPR007052), Tetratricopeptide-like helical (InterPro:IPR011990), SGS (InterPro:IPR007699), Tetratricopeptide repeat-containing (InterPro:IPR013026), HSP20-like chaperone (InterPro:IPR008978), Tetratricopeptide repeat (InterPro:IPR019734), CS domain (InterPro:IPR017447); BEST Arabidopsis thaliana protein match is: phosphatase-related (TAIR:AT4G11260.1); Has 35333 Blast hits to 34131 proteins in 2444 species: Archae - 798; Bacteria - 22429; Metazoa - 974; Fungi - 991; Plants - 531; Viruses - 0; Other Eukaryotes - 9610 (source: NCBI BLink).), translated as MAKELADKAKEAFVDDDFDVAVDLYSKAIDLDPNCAEFFADRAQAYIKLESFTAEAVADANKAIELDPSLTKAYLRKGTACMKLEEYRTAKTALEKGASITPSESKFKKLIDECNFLITEEEKDLVQPVPSTLPSSVTAPPVSELDVTPTAKYRHEYYQKPEEVVVTVFAKGIPKQNVNIDFGEQILSVVIEVPGEDAYYLQPRLFGKIIPDKCKYEVLSTKIEICLAKADIITWASLEHGKGPAVLPKPNVSSEVSQRPAYPSSKKVKDWDKLEAEVKKQEKDEKLEGDAALNKFFREIYQNADEDMRRAMSKSFVESNGTVLSTNWQEVGTKTIESTPPDGMELKKWEI; from the exons ATGGCGAAGGAGCTTGCTGATAAGGCTAAAGAGGCTTTCGTAGACGATGACTTCGATGTTGCTGTTGACTTGTACTCCAAAGCCATTGACTTGGATCCTAATTGCGCTGAGTTCTTCGCTGATCGTGCTCAGGCCTATATCAAACTCGAAAGCTTCACTG CAGAGGCCGTGGCAGATGCGAACAAAGCAATTGAGTTGGATCCTTCATTGACCAAAGCTTACCTAAGAAAAGG aaCTGCCTGTATGAAGCTTGAAGAGTATCGGACTGCTAAAACAGCTCTTGAAAAGGGTGCCTCTATCACGCCGAGTGAATCCAAATTTAAGAAGTTGATAGATGAATGCAATTTTCTAATCACAG aagaagagaaagatttggTTCAACCGGTGCCTTCGACTTTGCCTTCAAGTGTGACAGCACCACCAGTATCTGAACTTGATGTCACCCCTACAGCCAAGTACAG GCACGAGTACTACCAAAAGCCAGAGGAAGTTGTGGTAACTGTTTTTGCAAAAGGAATACCCAAGCAGAATGTTAACATCGACTTTGGTGAACAAATT CTGAGTGTTGTGATTGAGGTTCCTGGAGAGGATGCGTATTATCTCCAACCGAGATTGTTTGGAAAG ATAATACCAGATAAGTGCAAATATGAAGTATTGTCGACCAAAATTGAGATCTGTCTTGCAAAAGCCGATATAATCACATGGGCCTCCCTCGAACACGGCAAAGGGCCAGCGGTTTTGCCAAAGCCTAATGTCTCATCAG AGGTTTCACAGAGGCCAGCTTATCCATCTTCTAAGAAAGTTAAGGACTGGGACAAGCTGGAAGCTGAAGTGAAGAAGCAG GAAAAAGATGAGAAGCTGGAAGGAGACGCAGCTTTGAACAAATTCTTCCGGGAGATATACCAGAATGCGGATGAGGATATGAGGCGAGCGATGAGCAAATCATTT GTGGAATCGAATGGGACAGTGCTGTCAACAAACTGGCAAGAGGTTGGGACTAAGACAATCGAGAGTACTCCTCCGGATGGCATGGAGCTCAAGAAATGGGAGATCTGA
- a CDS encoding Galactose oxidase/kelch repeat superfamily protein (Galactose oxidase/kelch repeat superfamily protein; CONTAINS InterPro DOMAIN/s: F-box domain, cyclin-like (InterPro:IPR001810), Galactose oxidase/kelch, beta-propeller (InterPro:IPR011043), Kelch repeat type 1 (InterPro:IPR006652), Kelch related (InterPro:IPR013089), Kelch-type beta propeller (InterPro:IPR015915); BEST Arabidopsis thaliana protein match is: Galactose oxidase/kelch repeat superfamily protein (TAIR:AT4G33900.1); Has 2680 Blast hits to 2393 proteins in 123 species: Archae - 0; Bacteria - 73; Metazoa - 1357; Fungi - 2; Plants - 1175; Viruses - 9; Other Eukaryotes - 64 (source: NCBI BLink).) produces the protein MEYGEEPPIKRTRRSFLMLPDDLVLNCLARISRLHYPTLSLVSKTFRSLLASTELYQTRILLGRTESCLYACLRLRTDSELLHWFILCHRPHSSKNVLVPISSPSFTSPSLPGVVVVGPDVYAIGGGSKNKNVSIYATGSKTYNALSSVMIMNSRSHTWHEAPSMRVGRVFPSACTLDGRIYVTGGCDNLDTMNWMEIFDTKTQTWEFLQIPSEEICKGSEYLSVSYQGTVYVKSDEKDVTYKMHKGKWREADICMNNGWSLSSSSSYCVVENVFYRYCEGEIRWYDLKNRAWTILKGLGRLPSLPTSHSNVKLADHGGKMAISWEEYMFVDREKKIWCAEIAIEKHQNGEIWGTLEWFDNVFISKTPNGYVGLVHALTATVW, from the coding sequence ATGGAATATGGAGAAGAGCCCCCGATTAAAAGAACTAGAAGAAGTTTTCTAATGCTTCCTGATGATTTGGTATTAAACTGCTTAGCTCGCATCTCAAGATTACATTATCCAACTCTCTCATTAGTCTCCAAAACATTTCGCTCTCTTCTTGCTTCAACGGAGCTTTACCAAACCCGAATCCTCTTAGGCCGAACCGAGAGTTGTCTTTACGCGTGCTTACGACTCCGTACCGATTCTGAACTACTACATTGGTTCATTCTGTGCCACAGACCACATAGCTCCAAAAACGTTTTGGTTCCGATTTCATCTCCCAGTTTTACCTCCCCATCCCTGCCGGGTGTTGTAGTGGTTGGTCCTGATGTATATGCCATTGGCGGTGgatcaaagaataaaaacgTTTCGATATATGCCACTGGATCAAAGACTTATAACGCTTTGTCTAGCGTTATGATTATGAACTCTCGTTCTCACACATGGCATGAAGCTCCAAGCATGCGGGTGGGCCGTGTGTTTCCATCTGCTTGTACTCTTGATGGGAGAATATATGTTACGGGAGGCTGCGACAATCTCGATACAATGAACTGGATGGAGATTTTTGATACGAAGACTCAAACTTGGGAGTTTCTACAGATCCCTAGCGAGGAGATATGCAAAGGCTCTGAGTACTTAAGCGTAAGTTATCAAGGAACCGTCTATGTGAAGTCTGATGAAAAAGATGTGACTTACAAGATGCATAAAGGTAAATGGAGAGAGGCAGACATATGTATGAATAATGGATGGAGTCtgtcgtcatcatcatcttattGTGTGGTAGAGAACGTGTTCTACCGTTACTGTGAGGGGGAGATACGTTGGTATGACCTCAAGAATAGAGCATGGACAATTTTGAAGGGCTTGGGAAGATTGCCTAGTTTGCCTACTTCTCATTCAAATGTTAAATTGGCGGATCATGGTGGAAAAATGGCGATTTCTTGGGAGGAGTATATGTTTGTTGATagggaaaaaaagatttggtgtGCGGAAATTGCGATTGAAAAACACCAAAATGGGGAAATTTGGGGAACGCTTGAGTGGTTTGACAATGTGTTTATATCCAAAACGCCAAACGGTTATGTGGGTTTAGTGCATGCTCTTACTGCTACGGTTTGGTGA